One Deltaproteobacteria bacterium DNA window includes the following coding sequences:
- a CDS encoding nucleotidyltransferase domain-containing protein, which produces MTEQVILYGSYAKGTARAFSDVDLVVISSDLAKWAPIERLQMLSRATINVDAPLEVLGYTPEEIAANGDDSIFWEEISKTGKEIYKKAA; this is translated from the coding sequence ATTACCGAACAAGTAATTCTTTATGGCTCTTATGCCAAAGGGACGGCCAGAGCTTTTAGCGATGTTGATCTTGTGGTTATTTCCAGCGATCTTGCAAAATGGGCTCCCATCGAACGCCTGCAAATGCTTTCCAGAGCAACAATAAATGTTGATGCACCTTTGGAAGTCCTTGGTTATACACCCGAAGAAATCGCGGCAAATGGAGACGATAGCATTTTCTGGGAAGAAATCAGCAAAACCGGCAAGGAAATTTATAAAAAAGCGGCTTAA
- a CDS encoding collagen-like protein gives MKKILFLSLILMVGLVMSDSVLAQIFPQKGNVCSDISKCPNIQTLMEAAKKPGPAGPAGPQGPAGLKGDKGDAGAMGAVGPAGPKGPKGDTGAIGPAGPASCQGAGCLTDNIYFVTRDFTGSCKTYTIPQCFITSSNWHPLECQPGDTAIEEVGKRYERQGWIKNEDGTKRYVRVGWGDSFASAFNGPPDIPDMLGVTIQIQKICVRHP, from the coding sequence ATGAAAAAAATTTTATTCCTCTCGCTGATCCTAATGGTGGGATTGGTGATGAGCGACAGTGTCTTAGCACAAATATTTCCACAGAAAGGAAATGTCTGTTCAGATATTTCAAAATGTCCCAACATACAAACTTTGATGGAGGCCGCGAAAAAACCCGGTCCGGCGGGCCCTGCCGGTCCACAAGGTCCGGCGGGTCTAAAAGGTGACAAGGGTGATGCGGGTGCCATGGGCGCTGTTGGTCCTGCCGGCCCCAAGGGACCTAAAGGTGATACGGGTGCCATCGGTCCCGCGGGTCCAGCCAGCTGTCAAGGTGCCGGTTGTCTCACAGATAATATTTATTTTGTAACAAGAGATTTCACGGGGTCGTGTAAAACATATACTATTCCACAGTGTTTTATTACCTCTAGCAACTGGCATCCTCTAGAGTGCCAACCAGGGGATACTGCAATAGAAGAAGTAGGGAAGCGATACGAAAGACAGGGATGGATAAAAAATGAAGATGGAACAAAAAGATATGTGCGTGTTGGCTGGGGTGACTCCTTCGCTTCAGCGTTTAATGGTCCTCCCGATATTCCAGATATGTTAGGGGTCACCATTCAAATACAGAAAATTTGCGTTCGACATCCATAA
- the murJ gene encoding murein biosynthesis integral membrane protein MurJ produces the protein MSEKANVTKRAGLIGFLTFLSRITGLLRDSVVAYFFGASAAADAFYMSFTIPNLLRRFVAEGALTISFIPIFTQELKKSREEAKILSDQAFSYLSVILVFITVAGITFSPTILKLMAAGFEESPEKFALAIYLTRLCFPYIIFVSLSALVMGVLNSLKHFGSSAAAPICLNLGLIGGAMISPWFNPPAVGLAVGILVGGFFQLLIQVPELRRLGFFPKINFQVHPELKALLGLMLPAAYGAAVYQVNVIVMRLFSSYLPTGAVSYLWYASRLFEFPMGVFAIALATAIQPTLSEFAAEKDWEKFKDTLNYGMRLNFLITIPAMVGLILLSHPIIRILLQRGEFDPFAAKATAEAMVCFSLGLPFLGLVRIIVPAFYSLKDSKRPVLFATLAVATNLGLAWWWVKPLAHNGLALALSVSSFVNAVGLVTYLRWKLGRLEFKKMGRLWLQVCTASLAMGIVLWLPQKQGWWLSAKISIWFQGLELFLSLFLGIVVFFCVAKLLGCAEAHQAYLIIKRKFTRNGAVAGVME, from the coding sequence AAGGGCAGGGTTGATTGGTTTTTTAACCTTTCTGAGCCGTATTACCGGGCTTCTTCGGGATTCGGTGGTGGCCTATTTTTTTGGGGCCTCCGCCGCCGCAGATGCTTTCTACATGTCTTTTACCATTCCCAACCTTTTGCGTCGGTTTGTGGCGGAGGGCGCGCTCACCATCTCTTTTATTCCCATTTTTACGCAGGAACTCAAAAAATCACGCGAAGAGGCAAAAATACTTTCGGATCAGGCTTTCTCCTATCTCTCGGTTATACTCGTTTTTATTACCGTAGCGGGCATCACTTTTTCTCCAACCATCCTGAAGTTGATGGCCGCGGGGTTTGAGGAATCGCCCGAGAAATTTGCCTTGGCCATTTATCTAACACGGCTCTGCTTTCCTTATATTATTTTTGTCAGTTTGAGTGCGTTGGTGATGGGCGTTTTAAACAGCCTCAAACATTTTGGATCATCTGCGGCGGCTCCCATTTGTCTTAATCTTGGATTGATTGGTGGGGCCATGATTTCTCCGTGGTTCAATCCCCCTGCAGTGGGCTTGGCGGTTGGTATTCTGGTCGGAGGTTTTTTTCAGCTTCTCATTCAGGTTCCGGAATTAAGACGATTGGGTTTTTTTCCGAAAATCAATTTTCAAGTTCATCCCGAGTTGAAAGCACTGCTGGGTTTGATGCTTCCAGCCGCTTATGGCGCGGCCGTTTATCAGGTCAATGTGATTGTAATGCGGCTTTTTTCTTCCTATCTGCCGACCGGCGCTGTCTCTTATTTATGGTATGCCAGCCGTCTCTTTGAATTTCCCATGGGAGTTTTCGCGATTGCGCTGGCTACGGCCATTCAGCCAACTCTTTCCGAATTCGCGGCGGAAAAAGATTGGGAAAAATTTAAAGATACACTCAATTACGGCATGCGCCTTAATTTCCTCATCACGATTCCGGCGATGGTGGGGCTTATCCTTTTGTCTCATCCGATCATCCGCATCTTGTTGCAGAGGGGGGAGTTTGATCCTTTCGCGGCAAAAGCCACCGCTGAAGCGATGGTTTGTTTTTCATTGGGACTTCCATTTTTGGGATTGGTGCGCATTATTGTTCCTGCTTTTTATTCGCTCAAAGATTCGAAGCGTCCGGTTTTGTTTGCAACGCTTGCCGTTGCCACCAATTTGGGACTTGCATGGTGGTGGGTGAAGCCCCTTGCCCATAACGGTTTGGCCCTCGCCTTAAGCGTTTCTTCTTTTGTGAATGCGGTGGGACTGGTTACCTATCTGCGCTGGAAATTGGGACGACTGGAATTTAAAAAGATGGGACGGCTTTGGTTGCAAGTTTGTACGGCTTCGCTTGCCATGGGAATTGTTCTCTGGTTGCCGCAAAAACAGGGTTGGTGGCTGTCTGCAAAAATTTCAATCTGGTTTCAAGGGTTGGAATTGTTCCTCTCTTTATTTCTGGGCATTGTGGTTTTCTTCTGCGTGGCAAAACTTCTGGGTTGTGCCGAAGCGCATCAAGCCTACCTGATTATCAAACGCAAATTCACCCGTAACGGTGCCGTTGCCGGGGTCATGGAGTAG